The Triticum aestivum cultivar Chinese Spring chromosome 3A, IWGSC CS RefSeq v2.1, whole genome shotgun sequence genome includes a region encoding these proteins:
- the LOC123058192 gene encoding signaling peptide TAXIMIN 2, with product MGADDGRRDDDGWQCRPLGLLIGLPFAALALVLSLAGAVVWILGSALSCVCPCCVCCAAVANLAVGLVQMPVKVIRWFIRQIPC from the exons ATGGGGGCGGACGATGGTCGTCGCGACGACGACGGCTGGCAGTGCCGGCCGCTGGGGCTCCTGATCGGCCTGCCGTTCGCCGCCCTCGCGTTAGTGCTCTcgctcgccggcgccgtcgtcTGGATCCTCGG GTCGGCGCTGAGCTGCGTGTGCCCGTGCTGCGTGTGCTGCGCGGCGGTGGCGAACCTGGCGGTGGGCCTCGTCCAGATGCCCGTCAAGGTCATCCGCTGGTTCATCAGGCAGATCCCCTGCTAG
- the LOC123060851 gene encoding dnaJ homolog subfamily B member 4, translated as MGVDYYKVLGVDRGASDDDLKKAYRKLAMRWHPDKNPTTKKEAEAKFKQISEAYEVLSDFQKRTIYDQLGEEGLKGQPPPGAGGPGASSFYPGGGQSTSFHFNPRSADDIFAEFFGFSGPSFLGGMPGGSMRGEPRSYGGGVFSNEYLAKRFAEGSAGNMPRPSHKPAPIENQLSVTLADLYKGVAKKMKISREVIETSGRVSQVEEILTIDVKPGWKKGTKITFPEKGNESPSMMPADIVFIIEEKPHDVFTREGNDLVMTQKISLVEALTGYTVQLTTLDGRSLSRQVNSVIHPSYEEVIPGEGMPIPKEPCKKGNLRVKFSIKFPSRLTSDQKAGIKRLLGS; from the exons ATGGGGGTCGACTACTACAAGGTCCTCGGCGTCGACCGCGGCGCCAGCGACGACGACCTCAAGAAGGCCTACCGCAAGCTCGCCATGCGGTGGCACCCAGACAAGAACCCCACcaccaagaaggaggcggaggccaAGTTCAAGCAGATCTCCGAGGCGTACGAG GTCCTTAGCGACTTCCAGAAACGCACAATATATGACCAGCTAGGGGAAGAAGGGCTCAAGGGACAGCCGCCTCCAGGGGCAGGAGGTCCTGGTGCATCTTCTTTCTACCCTGGTGGTGGCCAGTCAACCTCATTTCACTTCAATCCGAGGAGTGCGGATGATATATTTGCTGAGTTTTTTGGATTTTCTGGGCCTTCCTTCCTGGGTGGCATGCCGGGTGGCAGCATGAGAGGGGAACCAAGATCTTATGGTGGGGGCGTGTTTAGCAACGAGTATCTCGCTAAGCGATTTGCAGAGGGTTCTGCCGGCAATATGCCGCGCCCATCACACAAACCAGCACCCATTGAGAATCAGCTTTCAGTGACCCTTGCGGATTTGTATAAGGGTGTGGCCAAAAAGATGAAAATCTCAAGAGAGGTCATAGAGACCAGTGG GAGAGTTTCACAGGTAGAAGAAATTCTGACGATAGATGTGAAGCCCGGTTGGAAGAAGGGGACAAAGATCACCTTCCCTGAAAAGGGAAATGAATCTCCAAGCATGATGCCTGCTGATATTGTCTTCATCATTGAAGAGAAGCCCCATGATGTTTTCACCAGGGAAGGAAACGATCTTGTCATGACACAGAAGATCTCCTTGGTGGAAGCATTGACTGGCTATACCGTGCAACTCACAACGCTCGACGGGCGGAGCTTGTCTAGACAAGTTAACTCGGTAATCCACCCTAGCTATGAAGAGGTGATCCCTGGAGAGGGGATGCCAATACCCAAGGAGCCCTGTAAGAAGGGAAATCTGCGCGTTAAGTTCAGCATCAAGTTCCCTTCCAGGCTGACATCTGACCAGAAAGCTGGGATCAAAAGGCTGTTGGGTTCTTAG
- the LOC123060852 gene encoding triose phosphate/phosphate translocator TPT, chloroplastic has translation MPALGTLSAGGAAAGVAGLLRLRRGPALASPLPAAARAGAVHDGAQLVWGRQLRPALVLPAGLLPLQASKRLTLRPPAASAEPAGEAKSPGLLEKYPAITTGFFFFMWYFLNVIFNILNKKIYNYFPYPYFVSVIHLLVGVVYCLLSWAVGLPKRAPINATLLKLLFPVALCHALGHVTSNVSFATVAVSFAHTIKALEPFFNAAATQFVLGQTVPLSLWLSLAPVVLGVSMASLTELSFSWKGFINAMISNISFTYRSIYSKKAMTDMDSTNVYAYISIIALVVCIPPALIIEGPQLMQYGLNDAIAKVGMTKFVSDLFLVGLFYHLYNQIATNTLERVAPLTHAVGNVLKRVFVIGFSIIIFGNKITTQTGIGTCVAIAGVALYSYIKAKIEEEKRAKAA, from the exons ATGCCGGCCCTCGGGACGCTCTccgccggcggcgccgccgccggcgtcgcaggcctgctccgcctccgccgcggccccgCCCTCGCCTCGCCCCTGCCGGCCGCCGCCCGCGCTGGCGCCGTCCACGACGGCGCCCAGCTCGTCTGGGGCCGCCAGCTCCGCCCGGCCCTtgtcctccccgccggcctgctcccGCTCCAGGCCTCCAAGAGGCTCACGCTCCgcccgcccgccgcctccgccgagcCCGCCGG GGAGGCCAAGTCGCCAGGGTTGCTGGAGAAGTACCCTGCAATCACCAccggcttcttcttcttcatgtg GTACTTCCTGAACGTCATATTCAACATCCTCAACAAGAAGATCTACAACTACTTCCCCTACCCATA CTTTGTTTCGGTGATCCATCTACTTGTGGGAGTTGTGTACTGCCTCCTCAGCTGGGCCGTTGGTCTCCCGAAGCGTGCG CCTATCAATGCAACGCTCCTGAAGCTGCTCTTTCCGGTGGCATTGTGCCATGCTCTTGGTCATGTCACAAGCAACGTGTCCTTTGCTACTGTTGCAGTCTCGTTTGCCCACACTATTAAAG CTTTGGAGCCCTTCTTCAATGCAGCTGCTACCCAGTTTGTCCTTGGACAGACAGTTCCCTTGTCTCTGTGGTTGTCTCTTGCCCCTGTTGTGCTTG GTGTTTCAATGGCATCCCTCACTGAACTGTCATTTAGCTGGAAGGGTTTCATCAATGCTATGATCTCTAACATCTCGTTCACTTACCGGAGTATTTATTCCAAGAAAGCCATG ACTGACATGGATAGCACCAACGTGTATGCTTACATCTCAATAATTGCTCTAGTTGTCTGCATACCACCTGCACTTATT ATTGAAGGACCACAGCTAATGCAGTATGGATTAAACGATGCAATTGCAAAAGTAGGAATGACAAAATTTGTATCAGATCTTTTCCTGGTGGGATTGTTCTACCATCTCTATAATCAG ATTGCTACAAACACTTTGGAACGGGTGGCCCCTCTGACACATGCTGTTGGCAATGTGTTGAAAAGGGTTTTCGTCATTGGTTTCTCGATCATCATTTTTG GCAACAAAATTACCACACAGACTGGAATCGGGACTTGCGTTGCAATAGCTGGTGTTGCCCTCTACTCGTACATCAAAGCTAAGATCGAGGAGGAGAAAAGG GCGAAGGCCGCCTGA